From the Jeongeupia sp. HS-3 genome, the window GCTGGGTGCGGGGTACAAGGTCAAAAAAACCGTGACGGTGATCGAGCAAAAAATCGCCGGCCAGTACACCCGCGGGGATGTGCTGCGGGTACGGCTGGAGGTCGACGCGCAAAGCGATATGACCTGGGTTGTGGTCGATGATCCGGTGCCGGCCGGGGCGAGCCTGTTCGGCGGTGGCCTGGGGCGCGATTCGGCCATTGCAGCGCAAGGTGAGCGCCGCGAGGGTGACGCATGGCCGGCGTACGAAGAGCGTCGCTTTGCCGGCTACCGTGCTTATTACGCCTACGTGCCGCGCGGCAGGTTGGCGGTCGAATACACCATGCGGCTCAATAGCGCCGGCAGTTTCAAACTGCCGCCGACGCGGGTCGAGGCGATGTATGCGCCCGATGTCTTCGGCGTGTTTTCGAATGCATCAATGAAGGTGACTGATGCGAAGTAGAACCTATCCCACTAGGTGGCTATGCCTTCGCATTTTCCCCCCGTCCGATGCTCGGAGTCCTCATGGACTTTATGTCCATTCCGGCTCCTGTGCTTCGGGCGGGAGCAAACTGCTTTGGCTCGCTCACCTATTGAGACAGGTTCGGTGGATGGCGATGCTGGCAGCGATGCCGGCGTGGGCCTTGCCGACGTTTAATGAAGTCAAGGCCGATTGGCGCTCGTCCGATGTGATGTTGCTGGATCGGCATGGCGTGCCGGTGCAGCGGGTTCGTGTCGATATGGCGCAGCGCTGCGGCGACTGGGTGACGCTGGGCGAAACGTCGCCAGCCTTGCGTCATGCGCTGGTGGTATCGGAAGACAAGCGCTTCTATGCGCACAGCGGCGTTGATTGGTCGGGCGTTGCGGCGGCGGCGTGGAGCAATGTATGGAACCGCCGTACCCGTGGCGCGTCGACGTTGACGATGCAGCTGGTCGGGCTGATCGACGAGGATCTGCGCCGTGATCAAGGCCGGCGCAGCTTTTGGCAAAAGGCCGGACAAAGCGTGTCGGCGCAGGTGCTGGAGAGGAGCTGGAGCAAGGCGCAGATTCTTGAGGCGTATCTGAATCTCGTCAGCTTTCGCGGTGAGCTGGTCGGCTTGAGTGCGATGTCGGCGGCCCTGTTCGGCAAATTGCCTTCGGGGCTTGACGCGCGCGAGTCGGCGATTGCCGCGGCGTTGATCCGTGCGCCGAACGCCTCGCCTGATCGCGTTGCTGAGCGCGCCTGCGTCATCCTCAAGGACATGAACGCGCGCGACAGCTGCGGCGGTCTGCGCGGCGAAACGCAGCTGGCGCTGGCGCGCAAGGGCGTCTCGGAGGCGCAGGCCGACTCGCTGGCGCCACATTTTGCCCGGCAAGTGCTGGCCGGCGCCAAGCCGGGGCAACGTGTCACCACGACGCTCGACGCTGGTTTGCAACGCTTTGCCACCCAAACGCTACGTCGGCACCTGCTTGAGCTGTCGCAGCGCAATGTGCAGGACGGTGCGGTGATCGTGTTCGATAACGCCAGCGGCGATGTGCTGGCATGGGTCGGGTCGAGCGGCGGGCTGTCGCGGGCGCGCGATGTCGATGCGGTCACCGCGCCGCGCCAGGCCGGCTCGACGCTGAAGCCTTTCCTGTTTCAGCTGGCGCTGGAAGGGCGCTGGTTGACCGCAGCATCGCTGCTCGACGATACGCCGATCGATCTGCAGACCGCCAGTGGCCTTTATGCACCGCAGAATTACGCGAAGGATTTCAAGGGCCCGGTTTCGGTACGTACGGCGCTGGCGTCGTCGCTGAACGTGCCGGCGGTGCGCGCGGTCGAGATCGTTACACCGAACCGGCTGCGCGAACGGCTGTACGCGCTCGGGCTGACGACGTTGTCCGAAAGCGGCGACTATTACGGTTACTCGCTGGCGCTGGGTGCCGCCGACGTGCGGCTGGTCGATCTGGCCAATGC encodes:
- the pbpC gene encoding penicillin-binding protein 1C, producing MAMLAAMPAWALPTFNEVKADWRSSDVMLLDRHGVPVQRVRVDMAQRCGDWVTLGETSPALRHALVVSEDKRFYAHSGVDWSGVAAAAWSNVWNRRTRGASTLTMQLVGLIDEDLRRDQGRRSFWQKAGQSVSAQVLERSWSKAQILEAYLNLVSFRGELVGLSAMSAALFGKLPSGLDARESAIAAALIRAPNASPDRVAERACVILKDMNARDSCGGLRGETQLALARKGVSEAQADSLAPHFARQVLAGAKPGQRVTTTLDAGLQRFATQTLRRHLLELSQRNVQDGAVIVFDNASGDVLAWVGSSGGLSRARDVDAVTAPRQAGSTLKPFLFQLALEGRWLTAASLLDDTPIDLQTASGLYAPQNYAKDFKGPVSVRTALASSLNVPAVRAVEIVTPNRLRERLYALGLTTLSESGDYYGYSLALGAADVRLVDLANAYRALADGGAYSPVRYRPAAKPPVLKAIADPASSFIVADILSDRTARSRTFGLESALATRYWSAVKTGTSKDMRDNWTVGFSRRYTVGVWVGNASGEPMWDISGMHGAAPVWLAVMNRAQQLGGVPQAPRAPLGVVGKQVVFERGVEATRHEWFIKGTVRTQVRVADASDARVMPSRIVNPVDGAIYALDPDIPPASQRIVFRAEGVTGATWWLDGRKLGGGASLGWFPWPGRHVLQLRDGKGAAVGEVRFEVRGATAKQGSKPPA